One window of the Rosa rugosa chromosome 3, drRosRugo1.1, whole genome shotgun sequence genome contains the following:
- the LOC133736541 gene encoding B3 domain-containing protein Os01g0723500-like isoform X3: protein MVSRKRGLPSSRLFFQRIPPQFLKHLRKDLCSKATLSLNMSSQCSWNVKVTKTKKDVYFKDGWQEFLNNNSVDEGDFLVFTYEGKMHFSIAVFNRSCCERVNFPNGTFKESIVATTTIRPCGRPRKDNSAADNTAKESAISFKSKFPHYKSTIKKTYCVYSIPTTFYREHLSAGKYEFAFLKISGGNKWYKVKLVPSIRTAFMSKGWAAFARDNQIKVGHVCIFELVKENKMVVHNLTFSGNDQVQAINSIC from the exons ATGGTGTCAAGGAAAAGAGGCCTTCCTTCTTCAAGGTTATTCTTCCAG AGGATTCCACCGCAGTTCTTGAAGCATCTTAGGAAGGATCTATGTAGCAAGGCAACTTTGAGCTTGAACATGTCTTCACAGTGTTCATGGAATGTGAAAGTGACTAAAACAAAGAAAGATGTGTATTTCAAGGATGGGTGGCAGGAGTTTTTAAACAATAATTCAGTGGATGAAGGCGACTTCCTAGTGTTCACCTATGAAGGGAAAATGCATTTCAGCATAGCGGTTTTCAACAGGAGTTGTTGTGAAAGAGTCAATTTTCCTAATGGAACATTCAAAGAATCCATAGTTGCTACGACTACTATAAGGCCTTGTGGTAGACCAAGAAAAGATAACTCAG CTGCAGATAACACAGCTAAGGAATCTGCTATATCTTTCAAATCCAAGTTTCCTCATTACAAAAGTACTATTAAGAAAACTTATTGTGTG TACTCAATTCCCACCACCTTCTACAGGGAGCATCTTTCTGCAGGCAAATATGAATTTGCTTTCCTGAAGATCTCAGGGGGAAACAAATGGTACAAAGTGAAGCTTGTCCCTTCCATTCGAACAGCCTTCATGTCAAAAGGGTGGGCTGCGTTCGCACGTGATAACCAGATCAAGGTTGGACATGTTTGCATTTTCGAGCTTGTGAAAGAGAACAAAATGGTGGTTCACAATTTAACATTCTCCGGAAATGATCAAGTTCAAGCTATTAACAGCATCTGCTGA
- the LOC133736541 gene encoding B3 domain-containing protein Os01g0723500-like isoform X2: MVRKNGVKEKRPSFFKVILPGYSTERLRIPPQFLKHLRKDLCSKATLSLNMSSQCSWNVKVTKTKKDVYFKDGWQEFLNNNSVDEGDFLVFTYEGKMHFSIAVFNRSCCERVNFPNGTFKESIVATTTIRPCGRPRKDNSDNTAKESAISFKSKFPHYKSTIKKTYCVYSIPTTFYREHLSAGKYEFAFLKISGGNKWYKVKLVPSIRTAFMSKGWAAFARDNQIKVGHVCIFELVKENKMVVHNLTFSGNDQVQAINSIC; encoded by the exons ATGGTGAGAAAGAATGGTGTCAAGGAAAAGAGGCCTTCCTTCTTCAAGGTTATTCTTCCAGGTTACTCCACTGAACGTCTC AGGATTCCACCGCAGTTCTTGAAGCATCTTAGGAAGGATCTATGTAGCAAGGCAACTTTGAGCTTGAACATGTCTTCACAGTGTTCATGGAATGTGAAAGTGACTAAAACAAAGAAAGATGTGTATTTCAAGGATGGGTGGCAGGAGTTTTTAAACAATAATTCAGTGGATGAAGGCGACTTCCTAGTGTTCACCTATGAAGGGAAAATGCATTTCAGCATAGCGGTTTTCAACAGGAGTTGTTGTGAAAGAGTCAATTTTCCTAATGGAACATTCAAAGAATCCATAGTTGCTACGACTACTATAAGGCCTTGTGGTAGACCAAGAAAAGATAACTCAG ATAACACAGCTAAGGAATCTGCTATATCTTTCAAATCCAAGTTTCCTCATTACAAAAGTACTATTAAGAAAACTTATTGTGTG TACTCAATTCCCACCACCTTCTACAGGGAGCATCTTTCTGCAGGCAAATATGAATTTGCTTTCCTGAAGATCTCAGGGGGAAACAAATGGTACAAAGTGAAGCTTGTCCCTTCCATTCGAACAGCCTTCATGTCAAAAGGGTGGGCTGCGTTCGCACGTGATAACCAGATCAAGGTTGGACATGTTTGCATTTTCGAGCTTGTGAAAGAGAACAAAATGGTGGTTCACAATTTAACATTCTCCGGAAATGATCAAGTTCAAGCTATTAACAGCATCTGCTGA
- the LOC133736541 gene encoding B3 domain-containing protein Os01g0723500-like isoform X1, which yields MVRKNGVKEKRPSFFKVILPGYSTERLRIPPQFLKHLRKDLCSKATLSLNMSSQCSWNVKVTKTKKDVYFKDGWQEFLNNNSVDEGDFLVFTYEGKMHFSIAVFNRSCCERVNFPNGTFKESIVATTTIRPCGRPRKDNSAADNTAKESAISFKSKFPHYKSTIKKTYCVYSIPTTFYREHLSAGKYEFAFLKISGGNKWYKVKLVPSIRTAFMSKGWAAFARDNQIKVGHVCIFELVKENKMVVHNLTFSGNDQVQAINSIC from the exons ATGGTGAGAAAGAATGGTGTCAAGGAAAAGAGGCCTTCCTTCTTCAAGGTTATTCTTCCAGGTTACTCCACTGAACGTCTC AGGATTCCACCGCAGTTCTTGAAGCATCTTAGGAAGGATCTATGTAGCAAGGCAACTTTGAGCTTGAACATGTCTTCACAGTGTTCATGGAATGTGAAAGTGACTAAAACAAAGAAAGATGTGTATTTCAAGGATGGGTGGCAGGAGTTTTTAAACAATAATTCAGTGGATGAAGGCGACTTCCTAGTGTTCACCTATGAAGGGAAAATGCATTTCAGCATAGCGGTTTTCAACAGGAGTTGTTGTGAAAGAGTCAATTTTCCTAATGGAACATTCAAAGAATCCATAGTTGCTACGACTACTATAAGGCCTTGTGGTAGACCAAGAAAAGATAACTCAG CTGCAGATAACACAGCTAAGGAATCTGCTATATCTTTCAAATCCAAGTTTCCTCATTACAAAAGTACTATTAAGAAAACTTATTGTGTG TACTCAATTCCCACCACCTTCTACAGGGAGCATCTTTCTGCAGGCAAATATGAATTTGCTTTCCTGAAGATCTCAGGGGGAAACAAATGGTACAAAGTGAAGCTTGTCCCTTCCATTCGAACAGCCTTCATGTCAAAAGGGTGGGCTGCGTTCGCACGTGATAACCAGATCAAGGTTGGACATGTTTGCATTTTCGAGCTTGTGAAAGAGAACAAAATGGTGGTTCACAATTTAACATTCTCCGGAAATGATCAAGTTCAAGCTATTAACAGCATCTGCTGA
- the LOC133736541 gene encoding B3 domain-containing protein Os01g0723500-like isoform X4 yields the protein MVRKNGVKEKRPSFFKVILPGYSTERLRIPPQFLKHLRKDLCSKATLSLNMSSQCSWNVKVTKTKKDVYFKDGWQEFLNNNSVDEGDFLVFTYEGKMHFSIAVFNRSCCERVNFPNGTFKESIVATTTIRPCGRPRKDNSAADNTAKESAISFKSKFPHYKSTIKKTYCVGASFCRQI from the exons ATGGTGAGAAAGAATGGTGTCAAGGAAAAGAGGCCTTCCTTCTTCAAGGTTATTCTTCCAGGTTACTCCACTGAACGTCTC AGGATTCCACCGCAGTTCTTGAAGCATCTTAGGAAGGATCTATGTAGCAAGGCAACTTTGAGCTTGAACATGTCTTCACAGTGTTCATGGAATGTGAAAGTGACTAAAACAAAGAAAGATGTGTATTTCAAGGATGGGTGGCAGGAGTTTTTAAACAATAATTCAGTGGATGAAGGCGACTTCCTAGTGTTCACCTATGAAGGGAAAATGCATTTCAGCATAGCGGTTTTCAACAGGAGTTGTTGTGAAAGAGTCAATTTTCCTAATGGAACATTCAAAGAATCCATAGTTGCTACGACTACTATAAGGCCTTGTGGTAGACCAAGAAAAGATAACTCAG CTGCAGATAACACAGCTAAGGAATCTGCTATATCTTTCAAATCCAAGTTTCCTCATTACAAAAGTACTATTAAGAAAACTTATTGTGTG GGAGCATCTTTCTGCAGGCAAATATGA
- the LOC133735655 gene encoding B3 domain-containing protein Os01g0723500-like: protein MARRIAENGGIKEERPSFFKVILPGYNTEQLRIPPHFLEHGRNDQPERATLTWNMSLERSWTVKVCRTKEGVYFKDGWRDFLNDNSVKEGDFLVFTYEGDMHFSIRDYENNCCKRGDFPTNNEPHEESAPAKSTKRNPGCPKKDYSAESFRSKFPHYTRSIKKKYCVYSIPTAFYRKHLSAGNYEVAFLKISGGTKWFKVKLVPSLQTAFMSKGWSVFAHDNQIVVGDVCAFELVKENKMVVHILRK, encoded by the exons ATGGCGAGGAGAATAGCCGAGAATGGTGGTATCAAGGAAGAGAGACCTTCTTTCTTCAAGGTCATTCTTCCCGGTTACAACACTGAACAGTTG AGGATTCCACCGCATTTCCTAGAGCATGGTAGAAATGACCAACCTGAAAGGGCAACCTTGACATGGAACATGTCTTTAGAGCGTTCGTGGACTGTCAAAGTGTGTAGAACAAAAGAAGGTGTGTATTTCAAGGATGGGTGGCGGGATTTTTTAAATGATAACTCAGTGAAGGAAGGTGACTTCCTAGTGTTCACCTATGAAGGAGATATGCATTTCAGCATACGTGATTACGAAAATAATTGTTGCAAGAGAGGCGATTTTCCTACTAATAATGAACCACACGAAGAATCCGCCCCTGCTAAGAGTACTAAAAGGAATCCTGGTTGTCCAAAGAAAGATTATTCAG CTGAATCTTTCCGGTCCAAGTTTCCTCATTACACAAGATCTATCAAGAAAAAATATTGTGTG TACTCAATTCCCACAGCCTTCTATAGGAAGCATCTTTCTGCAGGAAACTATGAAGTTGCTTTCCTGAAGATTTCAGGGGGAACCAAATGGTTCAAAGTGAAGCTTGTCCCTTCCCTTCAAACAGCCTTCATGTCTAAAGGGTGGTCTGTGTTTGCGCATGATAACCAAATCGTGGTTGGAGATGTTTGCGCTTTCGAGCTTGTGAAAGAGAACAAAATGGTGGTTCACATTCTCCGGAAGTGA
- the LOC133738716 gene encoding cell division cycle protein 48 homolog, whose amino-acid sequence MSNQDEGTKKDFSTAILNRKKAPNRLIVDEAVVDDNSIIQLHPATMEKLQLFRGDTVLIKGKKRRDTICIALADDTCEEPKVSMNKVVRNNLRVRLGDVVSIHQCADVKYGKRVHILPIDDTIEGITGNLFDAYLKPYFQETYRPVRKGDLFLVRGGMRSVEFKVIETDPPEYCVVAPDTEIFCEGEPVRREDEERLDEVGYDDVGGVRKQMAQIRELVELPLRHPQLFKSIGVKPPKGILLYGPPGTGKTLIARAVANETGAFFFCINGPEIMSKMAGESESNLRKAFEEAEKNAPSIIFIDEIDSIAPKREKTHGEVERRIVSQLLTLMDGLKSRAHVIVMGATNRPNSIDPALRRFGRFDREIDIGVPDEVGRLEVLRIHSKNMKLAEDVDLERVAKDTHGYVGADLAALSTEAALQCIREKMDVIDLEDETIDAEILNSMAVTNEHFQTALGTSNPSALRETVVEVPNVTWDAIGGLENVKRELQETVQYPVEHPEKFEKFGMSPSKGVLFYGPPGCGKTLLAKAIANECQANFISIKGPELLTMWFGESEANVREIFDKARASAPCVLFFDELDSIATKRGSNVGDSGGADRVLNQLLTEMDGVSAKKTVFIIGATNRPDIIDPALLRPGRLDQLLYIPLPDEESRYQIFKSCLRKSPVSKYVDLKALAKHTVGFSGADITEICQRACKYAIRDNIEKDIERERRRSENPDVLEEDEDEVSEITAAHFEESMKYARRSVSDADIRKYQAFATTLHQARGFGADEFRFPSGSGAAVGSDPFATTNAGEADEDLYD is encoded by the coding sequence ATGTCGAACCAAGATGAGGGAACGAAGAAGGACTTCAGCACCGCCATTCTCAACCGCAAGAAGGCTCCAAATCGCCTCATTGTCGATGAAGCTGTAGTGGATGACAACTCCATCATCCAACTCCACCCAGCGACCATGGAGAAGCTCCAGCTCTTTCGTGGTGACACAGTCTTGATCAAaggaaagaagagaagagacaCAATCTGTATTGCTCTTGCTGATGATACATGTGAGGAACCAAAGGTAAGCATGAACAAGGTTGTGAGGAACAACCTTAGGGTTAGGCTTGGTGATGTTGTTTCCATTCACCAGTGCGCTGATGTCAAGTATGGAAAGCGTGTCCACATTCTCCCTATAGATGACACAATTGAAGGGATCACTGGAAATCTGTTTGATGCCTACTTGAAGCCTTATTTCCAAGAGACCTACCGCCCGGTTAGGAAAGGTGATCTTTTCCTGGTGAGAGGAGGAATGAGGAGTGTAGAGTTTAAGGTTATTGAGACTGACCCTCCTGAGTACTGTGTGGTTGCTCCAGACACCGAAATCTTCTGTGAGGGAGAACCTGTTAGAAGGGAGGATGAGGAAAGATTAGATGAGGTAGGGTATGATGATGTTGGTGGTGTTAGGAAACAGATGGCTCAGATTCGCGAATTGGTTGAGCTGCCTCTGAGGCATCCTCAGCTGTTTAAATCAATCGGTGTCAAACCACCAAAGGGTATTCTTCTCTATGGTCCTCCTGGAACCGGCAAGACTTTAATTGCAAGAGCTGTTGCTAATGAAACCGGGGCATTCTTTTTCTGCATCAATGGACCAGAAATCATGTCCAAGATGGCTGGAGAGAGTGAGAGCAACCTCAGGAAAGCTTTTGAGGAAGCAGAGAAGAATGCGCCATCAATCATATTTATTGATGAGATTGATTCCATTGCTCCCAAGAGAGAGAAGACTCATGGAGAAGTTGAGAGGAGGATTGTTTCCCAGCTCTTGACTCTTATGGATGGACTAAAGTCCCGAGCACATGTCATTGTTATGGGGGCTACTAATCGTCCAAACAGTATTGACCCGGCTCTTAGGAGGTTTGGAAGATTTGATAGGGAAATCGATATTGGTGTTCCAGATGAAGTTGGGCGTCTTGAGGTCCTCCGCATTCATAGCAAGAACATGAAGCTTGCCGAAGATGTCGATTTAGAAAGGGTTGCCAAGGATACTCATGGGTATGTTGGTGCTGATCTAGCTGCTTTATCTACTGAGGCTGCACTTCAATGCATCCGAGAAAAGATGGATGTGATTGACTTGGAAGATGAGACAATAGATGCTGAGATACTCAACTCAATGGCAGTAACAAACGAACATTTCCAGACTGCTCTTGGAACAAGCAACCCTTCTGCTCTTCGTGAAACGGTTGTTGAAGTTCCCAATGTTACTTGGGATGCTATTGGAGGTCTTGAAAATGTTAAGAGAGAACTTCAAGAGACTGTTCAATATCCTGTTGAGCATCCGGAGAAATTTGAGAAATTCGGTATGTCACCCTCAAAGGGAGTTCTTTTCTATGGGCCTCCTGGATGCGGTAAAACTCTTCTGGCCAAGGCTATAGCTAATGAGTGTCAGGCTAACTTCATCAGTATCAAGGGACCTGAGTTGCTCACCATGTGGTTTGGAGAGAGTGAGGCCAATGTAAGAGAAATTTTCGACAAGGCTCGTGCATCTGCTCCATGTGTCCTCTTTTTTGATGAGCTCGATTCCATTGCTACTAAAAGAGGTAGTAATGTAGGTGATTCTGGAGGTGCTGATAGGGTTTTGAACCAACTCCTTACTGAAATGGATGGAGTGTCTGCCAAGAAAACAGTTTTCATTATTGGGGCCACCAACAGACCTGACATTATAGACCCTGCACTTCTTCGTCCAGGACGTCTGGATCAATTGCTTTACATTCCTCTCCCTGATGAAGAATCCCGCTATCAAATATTCAAGTCTTGCTTGAGGAAGTCTCCTGTTTCCAAGTATGTGGACCTCAAAGCTCTTGCCAAGCACACAGTAGGTTTCAGTGGTGCTGATATCACTGAAATATGCCAGCGTGCTTGCAAATATGCCATCAGAGACAACATTGAGAAAGATATtgagagggagaggaggagaAGTGAGAATCCTGATGTTTTGGAGGAGGATGAAGATGAAGTATCAGAGATCACCGCAGCTCACTTTGAGGAATCAATGAAGTATGCTCGTAGGAGCGTTAGTGATGCTGATATCCGCAAGTACCAGGCATTTGCAACTACATTGCACCAGGCGAGAGGGTTTGGAGCAGATGAGTTCAGGTTCCCCAGTGGCTCGGGCGCTGCTGTTGGATCTGATCCTTTTGCAACTACTAATGCTGGTGAAGCTGATGAAGACCTTTATGATtag